The genomic segment aaatttctgaattttctaccCACGGTAGAAAATTCCAGTACAAACaggttttaaccaaacattatCCAGACACTTTTGTTAGTTTcataaattttgtgtttaaactaattgatttggaaaaatatttattttacctgattttgttatttcttatttatataaattagtTTCTCTCAAACACCAAAATGTCCTCGTAACTTTATATCAGgacattttggtccatctgcTTATGTAatctttaaacaaattaattttttgatcagttactgagtacttgagtagactttgtaccaaatacttttttactcttacttgagtcattTCTCGGATGGCTACTTTTTGTTCTTACTTCAGTAAAACCACGTTGAAGTAGTGCTAGTCTCACTTTAGTACAAGTTTTGGTTAGTCTACCCACTTCTGGTCACGTTCAACCAGCACTGtgcggttacctagcaaccccagccccattacctagcaacccaagcaaagctccagcacatttggtcgtTTTATCACAGTAGAACTATTATACAGCTTTTTAGGCGCCTAAATTTCCACACAAGTTTATATTTCTGTCCTTccgatgatgtaatttttaaatattacatgatACTCACCTCTGGtctttctctcattattctggcatttagcgaatataaataattttggtaactCCAACCGACCTAAAACAAGAGCAACTTGGTCGTATTTAACTCCAGACAGTGAGggaattctgtttttgtttttaatttggtgtTCTGGATTAAactcttttcagatttcaatttGCCTTTGAAAGACTTTAAACTggggtgttttattttcacagtggAGCAGACTGGTAAATATGATGGACTGAATGCTGGCCTTGGTAACGGTTACAAAGGTTAGTATGATAAAATCTTGCAACTAACTTTCTGGGATCCTACTACTACAGATTATTTGTTAAAGAAGATTTACTCTGCATTACCATAGTATCTATatttcttgaacattttctcacattacacTCAGTTTTATTGGTGTTTAAACTGACAAACTGTCACTTTAATTGGTGTATTGCTAGCATTAACTAACTAGCAAGAGATGTAAAATAGGCAACAACATTAGCATTCTTGTTAACTAGTTCAACATGTTATATTAGCATCATTTAGCCAACATAATTAGCAAGCAGCAGCATTACTCAACTTACACggtttgtttggaaaaaaaacaacattattagTTCTTGCTGGTTTGCTAAGCGTAATTCTCACACAACGTTAGCATGTGTACGCTCCTGGTGCGTTTGAATGCGGCTTGGAAAAGAGTGTTACCGCATTTTAGCAATGTATTAAACAGCATAAACATTCATTATGCCCATCCATATGAAAATCAcgtaaaattttccttttttccatttttgcactactttgtattggtatattacataaaatgtgttgttgttgtttttatttttttttatttttcttgactCAATTCTCTATCTGTCTTTGAACCAGGTTAAGAAAATGCGGACCTCTGTAGGTGGATCATCTCTATAATATTTCCAATGTAATGCATTAATGCAGAATTTTATTCCTTCTGTTTGACTTTTGTTGTATGTTTCTCCATTTATTTGTCTTGACCTTGCAAAGCCTGCTGTATCttgtgttctgttttatttcgtCAAAGTTTGTCAGATGATGAACATAAATAGATGCAAAGAGcaagaaatgtgtttatgttttgtaaatcaAGATTAGCCTGATGATCTTATTGTTTCAGTCGAATAAATCATTATGTAATGTGATgtggaataaaaaagaaactttctgaGTCAGTATATCATCTGACTTCATGTTTCAACACATTCTCTTAAATAGACGTAATGAAACGTCTATGAAACCTCATCTGCACACAGGAAGCTTCACCACTTCCGTGTTTATGCCGGGGAACACAGTGaactttaaaatgaacacaACTCTTTAAATAGATCAAACACCAcaagaaattcagaaaacatacttttatttttcataaatataacaATAAGCTTTCAGAGTAATATTTCATAATCTAGATATAAAGCAGAGCTTCTCGTGTAATTTCCAAAACCTGGAAGTACCCAAAGGTGGGTTGTTGCATTACTGCAGGGCTGGGCgatatggcttaaaaataaattgattttttttccataccaGATTTGATTcctaattttaataaatttttgtattttaattgcttacttttctggaaaagaaactgcaaatgatagaaaatctttttaaaaaaatggcttgTATTTCAATCATCTCTTCTGTGAGTTATATGACAGAGTATTAAggcaaatcatttttaaattatgagaagtcataatattagcagaataaagacacaattttACCAGAGGTATGTCTtaaaattacacagaaaaagtagtaaagtaagaaataatgagaataaagttataatatttcGAGTAAAGAACAAGTAAAAAGTtgaaatgagaataaagttagaattctataactttatttttgtaattttatttttattatttcattggCATGGCCATAACACGCTGTTGTACCAAAAAGCGAGTAGgtgaacccccccccccccccaatttTCCAATAATTAAATCCAAAAACCAAAGATTCGATTAATTGATCAAGTCGATTTATCGCCCAGCCCACGTTATTGCTGTGCAGTTTAatcattagcatgctaacaggTGTAACATGCTAACAGGCTGctatattataaatataaataatgccAACTTGCTGGGCTAAATGTGGATAAAAGCCGCTCACACGGAGGTTTTCCCAGCCAGGCTCTGGTTCCAAAAAGTGGAACCAGAGCTCCCTTCATCCACAAACACTCCCATCTCCACCAGGACGGACTTCGGGATCGGGTGGGCGTGACGGGACACGTACAGGCTCTTCAGGCTTTCCTTCATGCGTGACTTGTTATACTCGGTACACAAACTTCCGGTCAGACTGGGAATACACTTCACCTCCCATTTGAAGTAGAATCGGCCATGTTGGAGAGGGCACACATCTTCAAAAACTCCGGCAGACAGGCGTCGCTCACATTCTCCCAGCAGGTCGTCGTCCCATTTGTTGTCTTCATCCCAAATTTCAAATCGCACGACGTTTCCGGAAGAGATGTCCCGGGTTTCTAGGTCAACGAACGCGGCCCACTTTGGGCTGTTGTTGTTCCAAATGACGGAAGAACGGTAAACCTCCTGTTTATTGACAAACACCTTGACGTAGCCGTCCGTGCCGCCGCTGTGGTCCCCCCACAGATCCTCGGCCTTTATCACCGTTATGAAAACGCGGGCCATTCCCTTCCGGGTCGGGCAGCAGTCAGAGTTCACCGCTGGTTCGTTGTGGCACTGACACACGCAGGAGTCCCTGGAGTCGGTCCGTATTCCGGCCGGACAGCGCTCGCTGCAATTCCTCCACAGGCCTTTCTCCAAAATGTAATGGCTGATGGCTTTGCGCAAGTTTTTCCTGACCGGAGTGTTTTCGGGGAGCAACTCGTGGAGCGACGAGAGGGAATACGAAACGAGGTCTGGGTGCTGTGGGACTGAAGCCAACCACTCCTTGTAGGCCTCTGGGTttttgttggaagaaaaaagaaggtcCGAGTCTGTGGTGAGCCCaccttttatttctgtgaacCTGGAGACAGAAAGATCAGAGGATTGGGGccaactaataataataataataataataataataataataataataataataacagtaaagAATTCTGACTATTATCTCAGAATTTTCACTTTccttctcagaattctgacttttatctcaaaacatatttctgactttgtttctcaGATTTCTCACATTAATatcagaatttttaatttttttctcagaattctccatcaaaataaaaagtctaaataaaaggaagctgtaaaacaagatggcggcttTGGGCGTGCTGATATCAATCTAAACTATGGAAACCTGAGTGCATTGGTGGAAAGAAATTCTTATattccaaaaaataaactttcaaaacCAATAATGTGATTAATCAGTTTTGTGGATTAATCGCTGAACCCAGGTAGTAGCATAATAAATGTTGTGTACCTGTCGCTGAAGGTGTCGGAGAAGGATTTCTTGCTGTCCAGTTTGTCTGCAGCCGTCTGGCAGTGCTTCATCTCTGCTTTCACACTAACTTTGACGCTTGCAGACGCTTCGGCCTCCAGACACATTTggatttcctctgttttcagaCCCTGGAGACTCACTTCGCAATTCGCGATGCTGGTCACAGTCTGGATCTGTCCTCCCAGTTTCACCTGAAACAGCATTATGAACCCATTCAGCTCGTTTAACTCTTTGTGTCCTGTTCACCTCAGCAGTTTGTTGTTACTCACCTTGGTGATGTAATGGGTGCCATAAACGTCAATCAGCGTGTAAAATCTGGACTTGTATTCTGGGCTGTAGACTTTAGGAAGCTTTTTCACTGCTTTGTTGAAATCTCTGTTCAACTTGGGAGTGCTGGACACTCTGTAGCTGCAGGAgcaatgcagaaaaacaatgaagcaAATCCAATTTGACTTCATGTAGTCCTGGTGGATTCTATCAGATGAACTGGTGCCAGGTGGAGGTATGAAATCTTCaactaaagttttgtttttccatcaattGAAGGGATTTAACCAAAAGcttacaaaattaatttgaatatgtATACATTTCTTGACCCAGATTTccaaaaacagccaaataaaCTATCTAAAGAGCTGTAAATACCAAGGCTGCACATCACCTCTAGCAGAGGAGATACTAAACTCAGTTTAATGGTGCAAACAAGTTATGAACTATTAgcacaaattaaactttatctCAAAATGCATCTAGACAGAAAAATTCAGTCTAAATCTGGCAGGTTTTATATAATGTTTATGTCCCTGAATGTGCATAAATGTTCACTTTTAAACaagcaaatgtgtaaaaataaaggtaacGCTTTTGTGGTTTGACGAATACGAATGGGAAATTTCCATAAATAGgaaataaaaggaataaatttctgccaaaaaactgacatttttagatttatgtCAGAGATTTTCTGAAAGGCAAAAGTTTTGACGTTTCCATCTTTTCaagaacatttattaaattaatctcaacatttgagttttttcttgcaaagttttgactttttgaactcagaaatgtttttctagaaaatttctgaaatagatctcaaaatttcagatttccGTCCTCCTTTTTTGTAACTACCATGTTCCTAATATACCGACATAGATGAATCCATATTTCAGatatgacaaaaatatgtttggaaCTAAATATAGCTTAGATAACCCGCATGATGTCTGGTAAGTTGAAAGTACCATCATTTAATTCCTCCATTTAAAAACCCCAAATAATTTTATCTTGGAtcgttttcttttgttttcctgatcAACAATAAATCCAACacacaacattaatgaaacaaagaagaagaaaactaaagCTTATTGGTTCGAGTTAAATCTCATCTGTTTGCCTGAATGaaaagttttgcagttttctcagtttttggATCGAATGTTTCCCATTGTTTTGgacaagaaaacaatttaagtCTATTTCCAGCAGCAAAAATGACAACCTTCTtcaaacaacttttgttttttatgtttatacaaGCTGAACAAATGTGCGTGGCCAATAATGTTTTTGAGTAAAGGGTGTGGATGTTTGTGTTCCCCACTTCCCGCCTCGCTGCATGTTGTCATgaccacagttttttttaaagaaggtgCCAAACCTCAGGCGACAAAATTTATacaagtaaaaacagaaagtaaacataaaaacaaaacctcgtTGGTCTACGTGGCCTGAGCAAGTAGAGCTCAGCAACAGGAGACAGAGGAACGGTTTGTGCTTCAGTTGTGGTTCAGCTTGGAATTTCAAAGTTTcaatgatttctttaaaaaaaatcttatttaaaattaaaaaagcataacataaaaaactgaaaaattaacaaaattatcaGCTAAAATTTTGAATCAAGCAACATCGTTTAAGATTCATTTTTGCAGAACTGAAACAGTGAAACTCTTTCAGTCATTGGTAGTTCATATTAATATTCATAATGAcgttctgaaaaatgtttttcccgttaagatttcttctgtttgttgctttttgtctcATGTAATATTTAAGATTGACTCAAACTGTTatagttttttatgttgttaaaaaaaagtgaatataaaaaatgtttgagatcaTCTTGCACATTTTTAGGAGACAAAGTAgcctgtatatatataaaaacagctttaaacaattatttaatttccataATTAAGTTAAAGGCAATAATACAAAGTACAACGGTAAGACCACCTCTGTACgacaagaaaattttttttccagtgggcTAAACAAAGTTCAAGCTAAAAACCAAATTATATGCTATAGCATGACTATGTTTGAGGTCAATAGTGATTAACCTCCAATGTGGCTGCAattctgcagagaaaagtgGGTTACAACTCATCCACAGAGTGGAAAAACACTCACCACAAGTTGTTGCACAAACTTGATGATAACCATTGCTGCAAACACTGGGAAACCCAAATATTACAATTACTAGGTTGAGTATTTCCATATTGGGTAAGGTTGGTTTGGGAAGAGAATTTCCCAAAAGTTTGATCTTTAAATATTCACTTGATTCAAGTTTGTTTAAGCAGGAGTACATGGAAATGTTATAGTCGTGTCAGAAACCTCCAGAATGTTCTGTAACAAATTAGCAGGCGctgccctgttacctagcaaccccagcagaggtCCATCCGTAACCTAGCAACATAAGTGGAGCTCCAGTACATTTCGTCAGCTGGTTTTGGAGCCAGTCTTTCTGGAGATAGGTACCAGCACCGCTCCCAACTCCAAAAGGACatgggtgtaagaaaatgggtgggtgggtggatgggggggtgtttgcagccattttcatgtgcaagtGTAAATGTAGGGTTGGAGGGTTGGGGGACGTGGCCAGCAgcatttttttgatttaaagtgacaagaacCCATAAAACAGCTCACTCtgaactgatcagactaaaatctcattatctaagaacgATTTTCTGCATACAATAtgttgaacatgttttgtaccgcccatagacctatcctaacctgttcaagggaGCATAATACATCAACTTTAAACTTAGGTTCTTCAGTTGGGtggaactctgcttgggttgctaggtaaccggtGGAAcgctgcttgggttgctaggtaaccggtGGAAtgctgctggggttgctaggtaaccggtGGAAtgctgctggggttgctaggtaaccggtGGAAcgctgctggggttgctaggtaatggccCAGTGCCTGTGGAATCGGACTTAAGAATTGGGAGGGTTTTGAAATGGCTTATTCTTCAGACActataaaacattaacttattaccaaaaaatggcagtttttttttacacttggaCTGTTTTAAGAAGCAGTTGAGAGACAAAttgaagaataaaatgttcaaaatgtacatttttgcaCAACAGGTCCCTTTTCAGAAGCATTTTAAATGCTTCTGAAACTTGGGTCTGACCTGAAGACCTATTAATTGCAGAACCTTTTTCTTACCTGTAGTACTCGCAGGACATGCTGGTACTTGCAAAGCTGAACTTgtcattctttgttttctccatgGAGTATTCAGCAACCTTCGATTCGGTCCCAGCCAGCATCAGGTTGCCAGATTTACCTTTCATTTCGACTTCTAATTCGGTCTTCCAGTTGTTCTCAACAGAGGAGGTGCTGGAGCTGACCAGAGACTCGCTGGATTTGTAGAGCTTGGAGGAAACTTTAGCGCTGCAGGTCTGCTTGGCCCTCCAGTCCAGTACGGACAGGGGCAGCTTcatctttttgccctccaggaATGGGTTAGCGCACAGGGTGCAGGTCTTGTCTTTGCGTTTCCACTGATTCATGTCGAGCACAAAGGCGGCTTTACGCTCCATCTTGGTGATGTCGAATCCTTCCCCTGCTAAGTTGGATCCAGGAGCGAATTCGGCCTCCTGACACTCTCTGGGCTTCCCATCAGTGCAGGACGCAGTCAAATACCGAGGGAGGCAGAGCAGGAAGCCGGCAAAGATGGAAAAAGTCAATAGGAACATGCTGCTGTCCATGGAAGtaaactgaaagagaaaaagtttttctcagtCAAATCtataacaaaataacagaaactgaaattgaattaaatgaatATTGATGGGGGAAAACTATAACTAACTGAAACTATGTTGTGCGTTTATAaaactgacatgtttatgaatctatttattagctTTTGAAATTGATGTGTAAATAGTTTACATCAACTACCGGGACTTATGGCACTCCATAACCCTCCTGGCGGTGCttattgtgattctatgcaCTGCAAATCTGGAACACaattccagaaaactgcaaaacagctgaaacactgagttccttaaacctagactaaaaaccaacctgtttggATTGCTCAGAAGTTGTGATAAAACACCACAGTcaataattgtaattatttttttttaaatagtatcTTCTTTTAAGTATTCATTACCATATGGATGTACACAGATTCGCAATACTGTACCTAAAACCAACTAAAGTGTGAAAAACCTAAAACTACTACTGGAAGTAttagaaactaaattaaaactaaacatttaactaaaattGACTagtaaaaactagaaaataaaacaaaaacttaagcCCATAAAACAGCTCACTCtgaactgatcagactaaaatctatattttagggttaaaatataaagttaagatcaacttaaacaaaaacttatattttattgtttgtttcacacaaaaacagatcaaaataaTCACTGTGTATTGACCCTTTGCATGTGACGTCACTCGCCgtgaaaaacaaccaatgcgCGCCTGGTGAAGCCTGTCAAAAAACGCGCATGTGGTAGCCTGATATCACTTCTAATTAGTTGATTTCGCAGTAAAAATAGCCATTGGGTGCTGCGGGGTCGGCTGCACAGGAAACCAGActtgtcattttgtttgatCTTTTAATTAGGGAAGATGGTGACGACAGCAGCCAATGACTCGCAGCTGTTAATCCTAATAACTGGCAGCCCTCGGTGTAATGGCGGATTTGCAGTGAACACtcttttacaaggtaagaagacGTAATGTTCATAAACTTTATAAGTAAGTATGATTAGAAAgataacaaacattttatcatgGAGAAGGTAGGCGTGTAACCGTccgtaaccatggaaacagtgCTCCACCGTCATGAAGCCTAGCCTGTACGAAAAAAACTGCTTAGCATCTCGTCTTCTGTACGTGTTTTGAGGTTTCTACGGTAGAAGGGGAAACGCTGTATATGAcatagtgatataaatcatgtggtgtgaattcaggcaaaatCGGTAATTTGATTAACAcgtcaggagggaggaggtatGGGTCGGTTTTTAAGCTAGCCGTTTCAAAATGATACCGCTGTCTATGAACCCCAACCAGGTGAGTTTGGTTCACAGAGAAATTAGCTTCTCTCACAAGAAGTcatgaataaactggcaaaaacaactccAGCTGCTCAGTTCAATAATCCCGATCCTCATTTCCGACGTCCATCGTGACGTAGTTGTAAAGGGTCAGTATTGTCCTAATAGGATCTTTAACAGGGTTAGggtgaaaatataaagttaagatcaacaataaacacaataaaataatatggaaaaaacagTTCTAAAACAATGTAGTTAAAAAAAGTGAAGatcaacaataaaattatatgaAAAAAGATATGAAACAATGTAGTTAAAACGACTGattcaaaatgattaaaatatgaaaagatttgTAGTTATGATTCATCTTTAGCTCATTCTTAATGAGTCAGTGATATCAGTTATAGTCTTTAAACTCATAGTAGACTGTCTGTTCAATCATTATATTGTGAAATGTTTCAACTAACTTGAGTTTTTTAGCCAAACAAAACtggtaacaaaataaaaccttgttCTCAGCAAGGCTTTGAGTTAAAATCCTGACCTGATTGACCTGAAACGTGTTCAGATGTTGcatgaaatcattattttaagCAACATATTTCATGCAGCTCAACAAAGAAGATTAAATCTCTGGTCAAAGCCTTGTGGGTGTTGTTATATCTGTCATCTCTGTCATCTATGACTTTAACCTTAATCTAGTATACCTTTTTTCTGCTGTGGTTTACCACCAATATGCAAATTGTCAAAGCAATGCTTTACTTAACTTTAAGTTTTCTTCAACATTCTGTTAAGATGTGCACCAGAATTTAAAATTGCAGcaaactgaagactttagtcatccagtttttggtagaatgacagaaaagaaaaaaagaataaataattttaaagtcttcagtttgctgcttttacacagactttataattaattttatttgttgtttctgttgttttttttatttgttttggatatttaaaatgtcttttagttCCAATGTCAAATGTTGagtagaatttaaagtttattgatctttcagaatgtgttcttacattacgatgtcattattacttgaaaatggtgtcaaaacaacaacattattataataataactttGCATAATGGCTATTTATCTCCTTATTGAGTCTAATTATTTTATGACACCCTGTAaagaatattttcaaagcaTATTGTGGCTCTCAAAGTATGTACACTCATAttggttaatatttttttccatatattgACATTTATCCTGTGTAGCGCAAcagtaaagaaataattcaGCTTGAGGGTTGCAGAAATGTCCACCTAATTTCAACATTAAATCttgattttgtgtcatttcccgACTCCACCATTATAAAGTTATCCAGATAAATGAATAACTTCGAATCTATAATTGGAATCCATTGAGTTTTTGAAAATTGAaatctgtcttcttctttgttgatgtgatgatgtggtccttttggtccttttggcttcatcgggacgtgatctgcagctctcgctggagcggtccgcgtgtgaagcggctgggatgagaatcagtgcctccaaatccgaggccatggtctcgAGCCGGAAAAGGCTCGAGACGATGGCACTTTACCCTTCTCCGGGCACTCTACCCGGagaagggtagagtgccttctccgggtcgggggggtgtcctgccccaagtggaggagttcaagtatctctgga from the Gambusia affinis linkage group LG19, SWU_Gaff_1.0, whole genome shotgun sequence genome contains:
- the LOC122822017 gene encoding perforin-1-like; the encoded protein is MDSSMFLLTFSIFAGFLLCLPRYLTASCTDGKPRECQEAEFAPGSNLAGEGFDITKMERKAAFVLDMNQWKRKDKTCTLCANPFLEGKKMKLPLSVLDWRAKQTCSAKVSSKLYKSSESLVSSSTSSVENNWKTELEVEMKGKSGNLMLAGTESKVAEYSMEKTKNDKFSFASTSMSCEYYSYRVSSTPKLNRDFNKAVKKLPKVYSPEYKSRFYTLIDVYGTHYITKVKLGGQIQTVTSIANCEVSLQGLKTEEIQMCLEAEASASVKVSVKAEMKHCQTAADKLDSKKSFSDTFSDRFTEIKGGLTTDSDLLFSSNKNPEAYKEWLASVPQHPDLVSYSLSSLHELLPENTPVRKNLRKAISHYILEKGLWRNCSERCPAGIRTDSRDSCVCQCHNEPAVNSDCCPTRKGMARVFITVIKAEDLWGDHSGGTDGYVKVFVNKQEVYRSSVIWNNNSPKWAAFVDLETRDISSGNVVRFEIWDEDNKWDDDLLGECERRLSAGVFEDVCPLQHGRFYFKWEVKCIPSLTGSLCTEYNKSRMKESLKSLYVSRHAHPIPKSVLVEMGVFVDEGSSGSTFWNQSLAGKTSV